In one window of Lacticaseibacillus casei DSM 20011 = JCM 1134 = ATCC 393 DNA:
- a CDS encoding beta-ketoacyl-ACP synthase III: MEILASAYSVPATRVENEQLRQFMDTSDSWIRERTGIKTRHVVTDQRNFDLAYDVAQKLLTKSTTSADQLDFIIVATMSPDYATPAEANRLQAALNANHAFAFNLNVACAGFEYALHVADRLMTSPTVHQGLVIGSEVLSRLVDWHDRRTAVLFADGAGGVLISDQGAPVQAVDLKSFGDTEMVLSAGAQGNQSPFADAAEEPSAYFKMNGRAVYQFAISEVPRSIQRALDQAAMTTDDIDWFLLHQANARIVQSVNKKLKVTADKFPINIDEYGNTSAASVPILLAQLAESGRLKRGQKLVLSGFGGGLSVGSLIMTY, translated from the coding sequence TTGGAGATTCTGGCCAGTGCTTATTCGGTACCTGCCACGCGTGTTGAAAATGAGCAGTTACGTCAATTTATGGATACATCTGACAGTTGGATCAGAGAACGTACGGGGATTAAAACCCGCCATGTGGTCACCGATCAGCGTAACTTTGATCTAGCGTATGATGTTGCCCAGAAGCTTTTGACGAAGTCGACGACGAGTGCCGACCAGCTTGATTTCATCATCGTGGCGACCATGAGCCCGGACTATGCAACCCCGGCCGAGGCAAATCGCCTGCAAGCAGCACTTAATGCAAATCATGCATTTGCATTTAATCTCAACGTTGCCTGCGCCGGTTTTGAGTATGCGTTGCACGTTGCCGATCGACTGATGACCAGCCCGACGGTTCATCAAGGTTTGGTCATCGGAAGCGAAGTGCTTTCCCGATTGGTTGATTGGCATGATCGCCGCACAGCAGTGTTGTTCGCTGATGGTGCTGGTGGCGTTTTGATCAGTGATCAAGGCGCGCCGGTGCAGGCAGTTGACCTCAAAAGCTTCGGCGATACCGAGATGGTACTGTCAGCTGGGGCTCAAGGCAATCAAAGTCCGTTTGCGGATGCGGCTGAAGAACCTTCAGCTTATTTCAAAATGAACGGCCGGGCGGTTTACCAATTTGCCATCAGTGAAGTCCCACGGTCGATTCAGCGAGCGCTGGATCAAGCGGCGATGACCACGGATGATATCGATTGGTTCCTGCTTCATCAAGCAAATGCCCGCATTGTTCAATCCGTGAACAAAAAACTGAAAGTTACTGCCGACAAGTTTCCCATCAACATTGATGAGTATGGCAACACCAGCGCAGCCAGCGTGCCGATTCTGTTGGCACAATTAGCTGAAAGCGGTCGCCTGAAACGGGGGCAGAAATTGGTCCTCAGCGGTTTTGGCGGCGGCTTATCAGTCGGGTCGCTGATTATGACGTATTAA
- the fabF gene encoding beta-ketoacyl-ACP synthase II: MQRVVVTGMGTVNPLGHSVAETVATMDAGKVGIQPITKFDAEKTGITVAGEVKDFKPEARMQKRLSKRLDLFTQYGLYSAIEAYEQSGLTKDAVDADRMAVIFGSGIGGLTTIQEQVTKMYVKGPDRVSPLFVPEAISNMVAGTISQYFGAHGPSYVVVTACASATNAIGEAAMRIQAGKADVVITGGAEASVNEIGIAGFAALSALSKTADPTQASLPFAADRNGFVLGEGGGTLILESLDHAQKRGAKILGEVVGYGATSDAYHMTAPDPSGAQAARAMQLAVEEAGIQPSDVGYINAHGTATKANDAMESKAIHDLFGDNVLVSSTKALTGHLLGAAGAIEAIMTLSALQDGRLPMNVVDAAQDEDCPITLVNQDNRDTTVDYALSNSFGFGGHNAVLAFKRW, from the coding sequence TTGCAACGAGTAGTCGTAACCGGAATGGGTACCGTGAATCCACTGGGTCATTCAGTCGCTGAAACCGTAGCGACGATGGACGCTGGCAAAGTCGGTATTCAACCTATCACCAAATTTGATGCTGAAAAAACCGGCATCACAGTCGCTGGTGAAGTCAAAGATTTCAAACCTGAAGCACGCATGCAAAAGCGTCTCAGCAAGCGATTGGATCTGTTTACCCAATATGGTCTTTACAGCGCCATTGAAGCCTACGAGCAATCCGGGCTGACCAAAGACGCCGTTGATGCTGATCGTATGGCCGTTATTTTCGGATCAGGGATTGGTGGTTTGACAACCATTCAGGAACAAGTGACGAAGATGTATGTAAAAGGCCCGGATCGGGTGAGTCCACTGTTTGTGCCTGAAGCCATTAGTAACATGGTTGCCGGGACCATTTCCCAATATTTTGGTGCCCACGGTCCTAGTTATGTGGTGGTCACAGCTTGTGCCTCTGCCACGAACGCCATTGGCGAAGCAGCGATGCGGATTCAAGCTGGCAAAGCCGATGTTGTGATTACGGGTGGCGCCGAAGCATCCGTCAACGAAATCGGAATTGCCGGATTTGCGGCGCTGTCAGCTTTGTCCAAAACCGCAGACCCGACCCAAGCAAGTTTGCCATTTGCGGCCGATCGTAACGGTTTTGTGCTTGGTGAAGGCGGCGGTACGCTGATTCTTGAAAGTCTTGACCATGCCCAGAAACGCGGCGCCAAGATTTTAGGCGAAGTGGTAGGTTATGGTGCAACTAGTGATGCGTATCACATGACTGCTCCTGATCCGAGTGGTGCCCAAGCCGCCCGCGCAATGCAGCTGGCTGTCGAAGAAGCCGGCATTCAGCCTAGTGACGTGGGTTACATCAATGCGCACGGTACGGCCACCAAAGCCAATGATGCCATGGAAAGCAAAGCTATTCATGATCTTTTCGGCGACAACGTGCTGGTCAGTTCGACTAAAGCACTGACAGGTCATCTGTTAGGTGCGGCCGGTGCCATTGAAGCAATTATGACTTTGAGCGCGTTGCAGGATGGTCGGTTACCGATGAACGTCGTGGACGCGGCACAAGATGAAGACTGCCCCATCACCTTGGTCAACCAAGACAATCGTGATACCACAGTTGATTATGCCTTGAGCAATTCCTTTGGCTTTGGCGGCCATAATGCGGTCTTGGCCTTCAAAAGGTGGTGA
- a CDS encoding SAM-dependent methyltransferase, producing the protein MLEKKFYHTMFSQSFNIPVRVEYWDHTEETFGTGEPTITIKMKKAIPVRQLIKNASLALGEGYMRGDIEVLGSNRPLQRLIASAYANAGSFMRSSKLRHFLPKQSHTERKSKEDIHSHYDLGNDFYKLWLDPTLTYSCAYFENWDDDLETAQLNKIDHILRKLNPQPGRTLLDIGCGWGTLMLRAAKIYHLHVVGITLSKEQFKLVSDRIEAEHLTDVAEVLYMDYRELDREPFDYITSVGMFEHVGKENLEGYFKDVAKLLKNDGVALIHGITRQQGGASNAWIDKYIFPDGYIPGMTENLGHIIDAGMQLDDLEPLRRHYQHTLELWDTNFNNHRNPIQQKFGYEFTRMWDVYLQAAAASFEAGNIDVMQYLISKGPSGKDLPATRDYMYD; encoded by the coding sequence ATGCTCGAAAAAAAGTTCTACCATACCATGTTCAGTCAATCTTTTAATATTCCGGTCCGGGTTGAATATTGGGACCATACCGAAGAGACCTTTGGCACCGGCGAACCAACGATCACAATTAAAATGAAAAAAGCTATTCCTGTACGTCAGCTGATCAAAAATGCTTCGCTGGCATTAGGTGAAGGCTATATGCGTGGTGACATTGAGGTGTTGGGTAGCAATCGACCATTGCAACGCCTGATTGCGTCGGCTTATGCCAATGCCGGCAGTTTTATGCGCAGCAGCAAACTCAGACACTTTCTGCCTAAACAAAGCCACACCGAGCGTAAGTCGAAGGAAGATATTCATTCGCATTACGATCTCGGCAATGACTTTTATAAATTATGGCTGGATCCGACGCTGACGTATTCCTGCGCCTATTTTGAAAACTGGGATGACGATCTGGAAACCGCTCAGCTGAATAAAATCGATCATATTCTGCGTAAACTGAATCCGCAGCCCGGGCGTACCTTGCTGGATATCGGCTGTGGCTGGGGAACGTTGATGTTGCGGGCGGCTAAGATTTACCACCTGCATGTTGTCGGCATTACCCTGAGCAAGGAACAATTCAAGCTGGTTTCCGATCGCATTGAAGCCGAGCATCTGACGGATGTAGCTGAAGTGCTGTATATGGATTATCGCGAACTCGATCGCGAGCCGTTTGATTACATTACCTCTGTCGGTATGTTTGAACACGTCGGCAAGGAAAACCTTGAAGGCTACTTCAAAGATGTTGCTAAACTACTTAAAAATGATGGTGTTGCCTTGATCCATGGTATTACTCGGCAACAAGGCGGAGCATCAAATGCCTGGATTGATAAGTACATTTTCCCGGATGGCTATATTCCGGGCATGACGGAAAATCTGGGTCATATTATCGATGCGGGGATGCAGCTGGATGATCTGGAACCGTTACGGCGTCATTATCAGCACACGCTCGAACTCTGGGATACGAATTTCAACAATCACCGGAATCCGATTCAGCAAAAGTTCGGTTATGAGTTCACCCGGATGTGGGATGTCTACCTGCAGGCCGCAGCTGCCAGTTTTGAGGCCGGCAATATCGACGTCATGCAGTATTTGATTAGTAAAGGCCCGTCAGGCAAGGACTTGCCGGCGACCCGTGACTACATGTACGACTAG
- a CDS encoding acetyl-CoA carboxylase carboxyltransferase subunit beta, which translates to MFQPQLTQEALAREAALPENLWIQCPYCKQGSYRESLGDAQVCPHCHYGFRITAKKRLALVATETTEWDADLVTTDPLDFPGYDKKLAAGRQATGLKDSVWTGQANIGGQVCGLGIMDPKFMMGSLGTVTGERLTRLFEKATEASLPVVLYCASGGARMQEGIHSLMQMAKVSAAVKNHSNAGLLYISILTDPTMGGVTASFAMQGDITLAEPHSLIGFAGRRVIEQTINQKLPQNFQRAETLLQSGFIDAIVPRSEQEAYVGDLLKMHRA; encoded by the coding sequence ATGTTCCAACCACAACTAACCCAAGAAGCGCTTGCTCGTGAAGCGGCCTTGCCCGAAAACCTGTGGATTCAATGTCCATACTGTAAGCAAGGCAGCTATCGGGAAAGTTTAGGCGATGCTCAAGTCTGTCCGCATTGCCACTACGGCTTTCGCATCACGGCCAAGAAGCGGTTAGCGCTGGTGGCAACCGAAACAACTGAATGGGACGCCGATCTGGTCACAACCGATCCGCTTGACTTCCCCGGCTACGACAAGAAACTCGCAGCGGGACGGCAGGCGACCGGCTTAAAAGATAGCGTCTGGACTGGCCAAGCTAACATTGGCGGCCAAGTCTGTGGCCTAGGCATCATGGATCCTAAGTTTATGATGGGCTCTCTGGGGACCGTGACTGGCGAGCGCTTAACGCGTTTATTTGAAAAAGCCACAGAAGCCAGCTTACCGGTTGTCTTGTATTGCGCAAGCGGTGGTGCCCGGATGCAGGAAGGCATTCATTCACTGATGCAGATGGCTAAGGTTAGTGCGGCGGTTAAAAACCACAGCAATGCCGGCCTGCTTTACATCAGCATTCTCACTGATCCAACCATGGGCGGTGTGACCGCCAGCTTTGCCATGCAAGGCGACATCACCTTGGCCGAACCCCACAGCTTAATCGGTTTCGCTGGCCGTCGCGTCATCGAACAGACCATCAACCAAAAACTTCCCCAAAACTTCCAACGCGCCGAAACTTTGCTGCAAAGTGGCTTCATCGACGCTATCGTGCCGCGGAGTGAGCAGGAAGCTTATGTGGGGGATTTGTTAAAAATGCATAGAGCGTGA
- the fabZ gene encoding 3-hydroxyacyl-ACP dehydratase FabZ, translated as MLETKKTLEAQEIQQILPHRYPMLMIDRVLDLKPGESVVAQKNVSINEQIFQGHFPGNPIFPGVLQIEAMAQAGAIALLSMPDFKGKTAYLGGIKKAKFRHMVRPGDVLRIEVTLEKLIDHAGLGKGKVYVGEDMACSAELVFAIG; from the coding sequence ATGCTCGAAACCAAGAAAACACTTGAAGCACAAGAAATTCAGCAAATTCTACCGCATCGCTATCCGATGCTCATGATCGACCGAGTACTGGATCTTAAACCCGGCGAATCAGTTGTGGCCCAAAAGAATGTTTCCATCAACGAACAGATTTTCCAAGGTCATTTTCCTGGCAACCCGATTTTCCCGGGCGTCTTACAAATTGAAGCCATGGCGCAGGCCGGGGCAATTGCCTTGTTGTCAATGCCAGACTTCAAAGGCAAAACCGCCTATCTTGGCGGCATTAAAAAAGCCAAGTTCCGCCACATGGTTCGTCCAGGCGACGTTTTGCGGATCGAAGTCACCTTGGAAAAACTGATTGACCATGCTGGCTTAGGCAAAGGCAAGGTATACGTCGGCGAAGACATGGCCTGCAGTGCCGAACTCGTTTTTGCCATTGGCTAA
- the accB gene encoding acetyl-CoA carboxylase biotin carboxyl carrier protein, producing MDTKMIESLIKQLEQSSLNELELTLGEDSLHLVKAGPVAPAPAAPASNPVPATPVNPTPAAQPEQPAGTAIKAPLVGIVYLAPKPGADPYVKVGDHVKKGEVVCIIESMKMMNEIKSTVTGTLKAVEVDNESLVEYDQPLFTVEE from the coding sequence ATGGACACCAAAATGATCGAATCCTTGATTAAGCAGTTGGAGCAAAGTTCTTTGAACGAGCTGGAACTGACGCTCGGCGAGGATTCCCTGCATCTCGTCAAAGCGGGTCCGGTCGCACCGGCACCGGCTGCTCCGGCTTCCAATCCGGTGCCAGCCACACCGGTCAACCCGACACCGGCTGCCCAACCTGAACAACCCGCCGGCACCGCCATCAAGGCTCCGCTAGTCGGTATCGTTTACCTGGCACCCAAACCAGGCGCCGATCCGTATGTCAAAGTCGGCGACCACGTCAAAAAAGGCGAAGTTGTCTGCATCATCGAATCGATGAAAATGATGAACGAAATCAAAAGCACCGTAACCGGCACGCTCAAGGCTGTCGAAGTCGACAATGAGAGCTTGGTCGAATATGATCAGCCGTTGTTTACGGTCGAAGAATAA
- a CDS encoding 3-oxoacyl-ACP reductase family protein, giving the protein MKLTDKTAIITGASRGIGEAIARNFAQAGANLVLNARHEFPETLIKELEGFGHGVVTVLGSVDDPATGEQLVAAALDQFGSVDILVNNAGINDDMLAMRMKPATFAKVIQVNLDGTFYVTQPAFKKMMKARAGVIINLASVVGLTGNIGQANYAASKAGIIGLTKTLAREGAMRGVRVNAIAPGMIATDMTAALSQSSQDQILAEIPLKRFGQPEEIAHTARFLVENAYITGQTLTVAGGLG; this is encoded by the coding sequence TTGAAATTAACTGATAAAACCGCGATCATCACGGGTGCCTCGCGTGGCATCGGTGAAGCGATTGCCAGAAATTTTGCGCAGGCAGGCGCCAACTTGGTGCTGAATGCACGCCACGAATTTCCGGAAACTTTGATCAAAGAATTAGAAGGCTTTGGCCACGGGGTTGTCACCGTCTTAGGCAGTGTCGATGATCCAGCCACTGGTGAACAGCTGGTAGCTGCAGCCTTGGATCAATTCGGCAGTGTGGATATTTTGGTCAATAATGCCGGTATCAATGATGACATGTTGGCGATGCGGATGAAACCAGCCACTTTTGCCAAGGTCATCCAAGTTAACTTAGATGGCACTTTTTATGTGACCCAACCTGCCTTCAAGAAAATGATGAAGGCGCGTGCCGGGGTCATCATTAACCTCGCCAGTGTGGTCGGATTGACCGGCAACATCGGGCAGGCGAATTACGCTGCCAGCAAGGCCGGCATTATCGGCCTGACCAAAACACTGGCACGTGAAGGGGCGATGCGCGGCGTGCGCGTCAATGCGATTGCGCCGGGGATGATCGCCACGGATATGACCGCAGCATTGAGCCAATCCAGTCAGGACCAGATCTTAGCGGAAATTCCGTTGAAGCGCTTCGGCCAACCCGAAGAAATCGCGCACACGGCCCGCTTTCTGGTCGAAAATGCCTACATAACCGGACAGACTTTGACAGTCGCCGGCGGGTTAGGTTAA
- the accA gene encoding acetyl-CoA carboxylase carboxyltransferase subunit alpha: MPKKETSAYATVQAARAPRPYQTRELINGLVTNFHEFHGDRQSHDDPAVIGGIGWLDQQAVTVIATDKGNDLTERLQTHFGSPEPWGYRKALRLMKQAAKFHRPIVTLINTPGAYPGKEAEANGQGAAIADLLVTCSDLPTPILAILVGEGGSGGALALAFGDEVWMTDKSMYSILSPEGFAAILWKDASRAKEAAEVMQLTPQDLLAKGVCDRIVPDTGADFPAALKAAVKPKLAELTAMDPQSLVAKRQARFRQF, from the coding sequence ATGCCAAAAAAAGAAACTTCAGCCTACGCAACCGTTCAGGCGGCCCGTGCACCGCGGCCGTACCAAACCCGTGAGCTCATCAATGGTCTGGTCACCAATTTTCATGAATTCCATGGTGATCGGCAGAGCCATGATGACCCGGCGGTGATCGGCGGCATCGGCTGGCTAGATCAGCAAGCCGTGACCGTCATTGCGACTGACAAGGGCAATGATTTGACGGAGCGGCTGCAGACCCATTTTGGCAGTCCTGAACCGTGGGGATACCGGAAAGCGTTGCGCCTCATGAAACAGGCTGCTAAGTTTCACCGGCCGATTGTCACGCTGATCAATACACCGGGTGCTTACCCAGGTAAAGAAGCCGAAGCGAACGGGCAAGGAGCAGCGATCGCTGACTTACTTGTGACCTGTTCGGATCTGCCGACGCCGATTCTGGCTATTTTAGTCGGTGAAGGTGGCTCAGGCGGTGCGCTTGCCTTGGCGTTTGGGGATGAAGTCTGGATGACCGATAAGAGTATGTATAGCATTTTGTCACCGGAAGGCTTTGCCGCGATTTTGTGGAAAGATGCCAGCCGCGCGAAAGAAGCAGCTGAAGTGATGCAGCTGACACCGCAGGATCTGTTGGCAAAAGGGGTCTGTGACCGGATCGTTCCCGATACCGGTGCGGATTTTCCGGCAGCGCTCAAAGCCGCAGTGAAGCCCAAACTGGCTGAGCTGACGGCCATGGATCCGCAAAGCTTGGTTGCCAAGCGCCAGGCGCGGTTCCGGCAATTTTAA
- a CDS encoding ACP S-malonyltransferase has translation MQFAYVFNGQGAEVPGMGIDFYQNTLIFKEIIDRADAVLDFDLPEFLANGDFAAHPDDLQPALVAYSVAMHEVAFAELPPETALAGLSLGEYSALIAGGGLSLEDGLKLVAARGKAMATACQNRPGGMLAVMSGDQAVIQEACEQAPDVWPANYNGPKQTVLAGTHEALAAVEKWLKAQGVRAIPLHVAGGFHSPLMASAQPQLQVALKQANVFEPVIPVISTTALKPFTARNMRSVLAAQVAEPTKFAAVIAQLKAEGFDTIVELGPKPVLSKMIKRIDRKMTTHLISDAASLNEVADLNNGVKAD, from the coding sequence TTGCAATTTGCTTATGTGTTTAACGGCCAAGGTGCCGAGGTCCCCGGAATGGGGATCGATTTTTACCAGAATACTTTGATATTCAAAGAGATTATTGACCGTGCCGACGCCGTTTTGGACTTTGACTTGCCTGAGTTTTTGGCCAATGGCGATTTTGCCGCGCATCCGGATGACTTGCAGCCGGCGTTGGTGGCTTATAGTGTGGCCATGCATGAAGTCGCATTCGCTGAATTACCACCGGAAACGGCTTTGGCCGGATTGAGTCTGGGCGAGTACAGTGCGCTGATTGCTGGCGGCGGTCTTAGTCTGGAAGACGGACTTAAATTAGTCGCGGCGCGCGGTAAAGCGATGGCGACGGCTTGTCAGAATCGGCCAGGTGGTATGTTGGCGGTTATGAGCGGTGATCAGGCGGTCATTCAGGAAGCCTGCGAACAGGCACCGGATGTTTGGCCGGCCAACTACAACGGCCCCAAGCAAACGGTTTTGGCAGGCACCCATGAAGCCTTGGCAGCCGTTGAAAAATGGCTAAAAGCACAAGGCGTCCGCGCCATTCCGTTGCATGTGGCTGGCGGGTTTCACAGTCCCTTAATGGCAAGTGCCCAACCGCAGTTGCAGGTAGCGTTGAAACAGGCCAATGTGTTTGAACCAGTGATTCCGGTGATCAGCACCACCGCGCTCAAACCGTTTACGGCGCGCAATATGCGTTCCGTGCTCGCCGCCCAGGTTGCGGAACCAACCAAATTTGCGGCGGTGATCGCGCAACTGAAGGCTGAAGGCTTCGATACGATCGTTGAGTTGGGTCCCAAACCGGTGCTTAGCAAGATGATTAAGCGGATTGACCGTAAGATGACAACGCATCTGATTAGTGATGCAGCGAGCCTCAATGAGGTCGCCGATTTGAATAACGGAGTGAAGGCAGATTGA
- a CDS encoding acyl carrier protein, with product MTNEEVLPKVQNIIADQLDKNAEDVTLTTNFKNDLDADSLDIFEIINEIEDEFDVKIETDESIETVADLVNFITEKTEA from the coding sequence ATGACAAACGAAGAAGTATTGCCTAAGGTACAAAACATCATTGCTGACCAATTGGACAAAAACGCTGAAGATGTTACGTTGACAACCAACTTCAAGAATGATCTGGATGCAGATAGCTTGGACATTTTCGAAATCATCAACGAAATCGAAGACGAATTCGACGTTAAGATCGAAACCGATGAAAGCATCGAAACGGTTGCTGATCTGGTAAACTTCATCACTGAAAAGACCGAAGCTTAA
- a CDS encoding nitronate monooxygenase, with protein sequence MSPLMERLGVKYPLFQGGMAWVADGKLAASVSEAGGLGIIGSGHAPASWVKEQIEVAKSMTDKAFGVNVMLLSPFVEQVIDVIVDAKVALVTTGAGDPSRYLERLQQNGTVVMPVVPSVSMAKRMARDGVDGVIAEGMESGGHIGSITTMALVPQVVDAVDIPVVAAGGIADGRGVAAALSLGAIGVQMGTRFLTSTSSRIHQNYKDAVIKAKDVDTLVTGMYVGHAARVLKNPMSRNYLKLEKEIALSGTTDFTAVEELGNGSLRKAVLEGDRDHGSFMAGQISGLVKREESSQDIVEEVMQQAKEILAGSKMADLLTSTTADAFPRQ encoded by the coding sequence ATGAGTCCATTAATGGAACGCTTAGGCGTTAAGTATCCGCTTTTTCAAGGCGGCATGGCATGGGTTGCTGACGGTAAATTAGCTGCGTCGGTTTCTGAAGCCGGTGGTCTTGGTATCATTGGCTCCGGTCATGCCCCTGCTTCGTGGGTTAAGGAACAGATCGAAGTTGCAAAATCAATGACAGACAAGGCGTTCGGTGTGAACGTGATGCTGTTATCGCCTTTTGTCGAACAGGTTATTGATGTCATTGTTGATGCCAAGGTTGCCTTGGTAACCACAGGCGCCGGCGATCCTAGCCGCTATCTGGAACGGCTCCAGCAAAATGGCACCGTTGTGATGCCGGTGGTGCCGTCTGTTTCTATGGCCAAGCGCATGGCGCGTGATGGCGTGGACGGTGTGATTGCTGAAGGCATGGAATCCGGCGGTCACATTGGCAGTATCACGACCATGGCCTTGGTGCCACAAGTCGTTGATGCCGTTGATATTCCGGTTGTTGCGGCCGGTGGGATTGCCGATGGTCGCGGTGTTGCGGCCGCACTCAGCCTGGGTGCGATCGGCGTTCAAATGGGCACCCGCTTCCTGACATCAACTTCAAGCCGGATTCACCAAAACTATAAAGATGCGGTGATCAAGGCGAAAGACGTGGATACGCTTGTTACCGGTATGTATGTCGGTCATGCAGCCCGCGTGCTGAAAAACCCGATGAGTCGTAACTACCTGAAACTGGAAAAGGAAATCGCCTTGTCCGGTACGACTGACTTTACCGCTGTTGAAGAATTAGGTAATGGCAGTTTGCGTAAAGCTGTTCTGGAAGGCGATCGCGATCATGGTTCATTCATGGCCGGTCAAATTTCCGGTTTGGTCAAGCGCGAAGAAAGCAGTCAGGACATCGTTGAAGAAGTCATGCAGCAGGCAAAAGAGATTTTGGCCGGCTCAAAAATGGCTGACCTTCTCACAAGTACGACTGCGGATGCATTTCCACGTCAGTAA
- a CDS encoding acetyl-CoA carboxylase biotin carboxylase subunit translates to MFKKVLVANRGEIAVRIIQTLREMGITSVAVFSNADRHSLHVSLADEAICIGGPRATDSYLNMRNVVSAAILSGAEVVHPGFGFLSENAEFAKLVTDAGLAFIGPKPTAIEQMGDKAVARQTMIDLGVPVIPGSRPLQDVDTALAAAQAIGYPLMLKASAGGGGKGIRKLTDADALTAEFAGAQAEAQAAFGDPTMYLEKVIVPAKHVEVQVLRDRQGHVSVFPERDCSLQRHSQKMIEESPCPVLTSAERAKLLQLAETIANGVDYLNAGTIEFLMDKQHHFYFMEMNTRIQVEHPITEMVTGVDLVRAQLQIAAGEDVELTTPEPSGVAIECRLNAEDPDHQFMPDVGTLNQLRFPTGGLGLRVDTGVAPGDKISPYYDAMIAKIIVHGQTRQEALAKMHRALTELDVQGVKTNRDFALALFQAPVVLAGKADTAYLNRDFLPQWQDERKDAACSNHN, encoded by the coding sequence GTGTTCAAAAAAGTACTCGTTGCCAACCGTGGCGAGATTGCGGTCCGCATCATCCAAACCTTGCGGGAAATGGGCATCACCTCGGTGGCGGTATTTTCGAATGCCGATCGCCACAGCCTACATGTCTCGCTGGCAGATGAAGCGATTTGCATCGGCGGTCCGCGGGCAACCGACTCTTATCTGAATATGCGCAATGTTGTCAGCGCCGCCATTTTAAGCGGGGCTGAAGTTGTGCATCCGGGTTTCGGTTTCTTATCCGAAAATGCCGAGTTTGCCAAGTTGGTGACCGATGCCGGCCTGGCTTTTATCGGCCCTAAGCCAACCGCAATTGAGCAAATGGGTGATAAAGCGGTCGCCCGCCAGACCATGATTGATCTTGGAGTGCCAGTGATTCCCGGGAGCCGTCCGTTGCAGGATGTCGATACGGCGTTGGCAGCGGCTCAGGCAATCGGGTATCCCTTGATGCTTAAAGCCAGTGCTGGTGGCGGCGGTAAAGGGATCCGTAAGCTGACCGACGCCGATGCGCTGACCGCCGAGTTTGCCGGTGCCCAGGCAGAAGCCCAGGCAGCGTTCGGCGACCCAACGATGTATCTGGAAAAGGTAATTGTGCCAGCGAAACACGTCGAAGTGCAGGTGCTGCGCGATCGGCAAGGCCATGTGAGCGTCTTCCCTGAACGTGATTGCAGCTTACAACGCCACAGTCAAAAAATGATCGAAGAAAGTCCGTGCCCAGTGTTAACATCCGCTGAGCGAGCCAAGCTGTTGCAGTTGGCAGAAACTATTGCCAATGGCGTTGATTATCTCAATGCCGGCACCATTGAATTCTTGATGGACAAGCAACATCATTTTTATTTCATGGAAATGAACACACGGATTCAAGTCGAACATCCGATTACCGAAATGGTGACCGGTGTCGATTTGGTTCGCGCACAGTTGCAGATTGCTGCTGGCGAAGACGTCGAATTGACGACGCCCGAGCCATCTGGCGTTGCAATTGAATGTCGGCTCAATGCCGAAGATCCTGACCATCAATTCATGCCCGATGTCGGCACCCTGAATCAGTTGCGGTTCCCGACCGGCGGCTTAGGTTTGCGGGTTGACACCGGCGTTGCGCCTGGCGATAAAATCAGCCCTTACTATGATGCGATGATTGCTAAGATCATTGTCCATGGGCAAACCCGCCAAGAAGCATTGGCAAAAATGCACCGCGCCTTGACCGAATTGGATGTTCAAGGCGTTAAAACCAACCGTGACTTTGCGCTGGCACTTTTCCAGGCACCCGTTGTATTGGCCGGTAAAGCCGATACCGCTTATCTTAACCGCGACTTTTTGCCGCAATGGCAGGATGAAAGGAAGGATGCTGCATGTTCCAACCACAACTAA